The Methanoregula boonei 6A8 genome has a window encoding:
- a CDS encoding TATA-box-binding protein: protein MKANPEDSLKIENIVASAKVTDYLDLPALASKIKDAEYNKKRFPGVVLRMQDPKIAALVFGSGKVVLTGAKSVDSLSKGLTILGNQLRSLDIDIPKKLTYKIQNIVTSADLATAINLNKIAVGFNLDRIEYEPEQFPGLVYRLENPKVVVLLFGSGKLIITGGKEPEDAKKAVVKILSDLRSLGLM from the coding sequence ATGAAGGCAAACCCAGAGGACTCCCTTAAAATAGAAAATATCGTTGCATCAGCAAAGGTGACCGATTACCTCGACCTGCCGGCGCTCGCCTCCAAGATCAAGGACGCCGAGTACAACAAGAAACGCTTCCCTGGTGTTGTCCTGCGGATGCAGGACCCCAAGATCGCAGCGCTTGTCTTTGGCTCAGGCAAGGTTGTACTGACGGGGGCAAAGAGCGTGGACAGCCTGTCAAAAGGACTGACCATCCTTGGTAATCAGCTCCGCAGCCTGGATATCGACATCCCCAAAAAGCTTACCTACAAGATCCAGAATATCGTGACCTCGGCCGATCTCGCAACCGCGATCAACCTCAACAAGATCGCAGTCGGCTTTAACCTTGACCGGATCGAGTACGAACCCGAACAGTTCCCGGGCCTCGTTTACAGGCTTGAGAATCCCAAGGTCGTGGTTCTCCTTTTTGGCTCGGGAAAACTGATCATTACCGGTGGCAAGGAACCCGAGGATGCAAAGAAAGCCGTAGTCAAGATCTTATCGGATCTGCGCAGCCTGGGACTGATGTGA
- the acs gene encoding acetate--CoA ligase, whose amino-acid sequence MDMSADSGQQPKYYTPDPSYRVHSWMGDYSWTYNEFVKDPDKFWDHIAQKLHWFSPYDKVSEWNYPYAKWFVNGKTNITYNCLDRHVLGDRRNKVALIWKGEYPEEERVFTYRQLYREVQRFANGLKKLGVVKGDRVCIYMPVIPEQVIAMLACTRIGAIHSVVFGGYGAAALNQRIVGAGAKIVITADMAIRRGKAIPLKHIIEEAVINAPTVEKIIILRREQRTPVELHSEMEIDFYEAMADVSSDCPAEVMDAEDPLFILYTSGTTGAPKGIVHTCGGYMVGVYYTTKYIFDIKEHDVYWCTADPGWITGHSYVVYGPLSVGATVLIAENTPDYPDPGTWWKIVEEYGVNILYTAPTAIRMFMKLGEEWPNKYNLSSLRVLGSVGEPLNPEAFEWFYHVIGKDKCPIVDTWWQTETGMHMVTTVLGEPMRPGFVGKSVPGIVADVVDKDGNSVEPGKSGFLVIKKPWPSMMRTIWNNDERYRKYWETIPGCYQVGDLAIRGEDGYIMVIGRSDDLIIVSGHNIGTAEVESALVSHKAVAEAAVIGKPDPLKGNTIKAFVTLRVGHTPSEKLKNELIYHVRITLGPIAMPSEIEFVDSLPKTRSGKIVRRVLKAKEMGMDPGDISTLDE is encoded by the coding sequence ATGGATATGAGCGCAGATTCCGGGCAACAGCCGAAGTATTATACGCCGGACCCCTCCTACCGCGTGCACAGCTGGATGGGAGATTATTCCTGGACATACAACGAGTTTGTCAAGGATCCGGACAAGTTCTGGGACCACATCGCCCAGAAACTCCACTGGTTCTCCCCCTACGATAAGGTAAGCGAGTGGAACTACCCGTACGCGAAGTGGTTTGTCAACGGCAAGACAAACATCACGTACAACTGTCTGGACCGGCACGTGCTCGGGGACCGGCGCAACAAGGTGGCGCTGATCTGGAAAGGCGAGTACCCCGAGGAAGAGCGTGTCTTTACCTACCGGCAGCTGTACCGTGAGGTACAGCGGTTTGCAAACGGTCTTAAAAAGCTGGGCGTGGTAAAGGGAGACCGGGTCTGCATTTACATGCCGGTCATCCCCGAGCAGGTGATCGCCATGCTTGCCTGCACACGGATTGGTGCCATTCACTCCGTGGTCTTTGGCGGGTACGGGGCCGCAGCGCTCAACCAGCGGATCGTGGGAGCAGGGGCCAAGATCGTGATCACTGCCGATATGGCGATCCGTAGAGGCAAGGCGATTCCGCTCAAGCACATTATCGAAGAGGCCGTTATCAATGCCCCGACTGTTGAGAAGATCATTATCCTGCGCCGGGAGCAGCGCACGCCGGTCGAGCTCCACAGCGAGATGGAGATTGATTTCTACGAGGCAATGGCCGATGTCAGCTCCGATTGCCCGGCCGAGGTCATGGATGCGGAAGACCCGCTCTTTATCCTGTACACGAGCGGCACCACCGGCGCACCCAAGGGAATTGTCCATACCTGCGGGGGCTACATGGTGGGAGTGTATTATACTACTAAGTACATCTTCGACATCAAGGAGCACGATGTGTACTGGTGCACCGCCGACCCCGGCTGGATCACCGGCCACTCCTATGTTGTGTACGGCCCGCTTTCGGTGGGCGCAACCGTGCTCATTGCCGAGAACACCCCGGATTACCCGGACCCGGGTACATGGTGGAAGATCGTGGAGGAGTACGGTGTCAACATTCTTTACACTGCGCCGACCGCGATACGGATGTTTATGAAACTCGGGGAGGAATGGCCCAACAAATATAATCTCAGTTCGCTGCGGGTGCTCGGATCGGTCGGCGAACCGCTCAACCCCGAGGCATTCGAGTGGTTCTACCATGTGATCGGGAAAGACAAGTGCCCGATTGTTGATACCTGGTGGCAGACCGAGACCGGCATGCACATGGTGACCACGGTGTTGGGTGAGCCTATGCGGCCAGGCTTCGTGGGCAAGTCTGTGCCCGGTATCGTGGCCGACGTTGTGGACAAGGATGGCAACAGCGTGGAGCCGGGTAAGAGTGGTTTTCTCGTGATCAAAAAGCCCTGGCCCTCCATGATGCGGACCATCTGGAACAACGACGAGCGCTACCGCAAGTACTGGGAGACAATCCCCGGCTGCTACCAGGTAGGAGACCTGGCCATCAGAGGCGAGGATGGTTATATCATGGTGATCGGTCGGTCCGATGATCTTATCATTGTCTCGGGCCACAATATCGGTACTGCCGAGGTGGAGAGTGCACTTGTCTCCCATAAGGCAGTGGCAGAAGCAGCAGTGATCGGCAAACCCGACCCCCTTAAGGGAAACACGATCAAGGCGTTTGTTACGCTCCGCGTCGGTCATACTCCAAGCGAGAAGCTCAAAAACGAGCTTATCTACCATGTGCGGATCACTCTTGGGCCCATTGCCATGCCCTCGGAGATCGAGTTTGTTGACTCGCTGCCCAAGACCCGGAGCGGGAAGATCGTCCGCCGCGTTCTCAAGGCAAAAGAGATGGGGATGGACCCGGGCGATATATCTACGCTTGATGAATAA
- a CDS encoding hydantoinase/oxoprolinase family protein, with protein sequence MIGIDVGGANLKVADGQGVHIHYCPLWTGAPISDLLRQYAAAADHNEPAAVVMSGELADCFENKLQGIGFIADAVRKVFPKARFYGTDATFHDGAVPVLAAANWLVSADFLREKYPDAVLLDIGSTTADIIPLSRFSDLLGLTDLARLQKGYLVYTGMLRTPVATLLSSVNLGRITTPVSTEYFAASADAHLVLGHIAPVEYTCDTPDHKEKTPEASLRRLARVVCADLEEIGEEGAREIAGAFWERQKEIVCGAVRRVQEENGVSSVIVAGLGASLFARELCGTDLNRALGPVADALPAYAVREVALRKHGK encoded by the coding sequence ATGATTGGTATCGATGTGGGCGGCGCAAACCTCAAGGTTGCCGATGGGCAGGGAGTACATATCCACTACTGCCCGCTCTGGACCGGCGCCCCAATTTCTGATCTCCTCCGGCAGTACGCAGCAGCGGCCGACCATAACGAACCTGCCGCAGTCGTGATGAGCGGCGAGCTTGCGGACTGTTTTGAGAACAAACTGCAGGGGATTGGGTTTATTGCCGATGCGGTGCGGAAAGTCTTCCCAAAAGCCCGATTCTACGGCACCGATGCCACCTTCCACGATGGCGCAGTTCCGGTGCTTGCTGCGGCAAACTGGCTCGTCTCTGCCGATTTCCTGCGGGAAAAGTACCCGGATGCGGTGCTGCTCGACATCGGGAGTACGACCGCAGACATTATTCCCCTTTCGCGTTTTTCCGATCTGCTCGGCCTGACAGATCTTGCGCGGCTCCAGAAGGGGTACCTCGTGTACACCGGTATGCTCCGGACCCCGGTGGCAACGCTTCTTTCCTCTGTGAATCTTGGCAGGATCACAACCCCGGTCAGCACGGAATATTTTGCCGCAAGCGCCGATGCACACCTGGTGCTCGGCCATATTGCCCCGGTGGAATATACCTGCGATACTCCGGACCACAAAGAGAAGACTCCTGAAGCATCTTTACGCCGTCTTGCCCGGGTAGTCTGCGCCGATCTCGAAGAGATCGGGGAGGAGGGCGCCCGGGAGATCGCGGGTGCGTTCTGGGAGCGGCAGAAGGAGATCGTCTGCGGCGCAGTACGCCGGGTACAGGAAGAGAACGGGGTATCATCCGTGATTGTGGCGGGCCTCGGGGCCTCCCTTTTCGCCCGGGAACTATGCGGCACCGATCTCAACCGGGCGCTCGGGCCGGTGGCGGATGCGCTGCCGGCGTACGCGGTCCGCGAGGTGGCGTTACGAAAGCATGGAAAATGA
- the surE gene encoding 5'/3'-nucleotidase SurE: MRPAILLTNDDGVNSLGIWAAYEALSPIADVTVVAPATQQSAVGRSISIFEPIRANRIKINGNPAWAVGGKPTDAAIIGLYALKLAPALVVSGINIGENLSYESIMTSGTVGAALEAANQGTKGIAFSLQVEDQGDKFDDPGQSAQSFDAAKKVVRDVVERVLASGFPPAADVINVNIPSTIKGGYEVTHLARKLFHTGVEKRLDPRGRPYFWINGPLLEDAEEGTDVHAVRKGNVSITPITLDCTARTADEDTKKIFLK; encoded by the coding sequence ATGAGACCCGCGATCCTGCTCACTAACGATGACGGTGTGAACTCCCTTGGGATCTGGGCGGCATACGAGGCACTTTCCCCCATTGCGGACGTGACGGTCGTAGCGCCGGCAACCCAGCAGAGCGCTGTGGGCCGCTCGATCTCGATCTTTGAGCCTATCCGGGCAAACCGGATAAAGATCAACGGGAACCCTGCTTGGGCAGTGGGAGGCAAGCCCACCGACGCGGCGATCATCGGGCTGTACGCATTGAAACTCGCCCCGGCGCTTGTGGTAAGCGGGATCAATATCGGCGAGAACCTCTCTTATGAATCGATCATGACTTCAGGCACGGTGGGTGCGGCGCTCGAGGCCGCAAACCAGGGCACAAAAGGGATCGCATTCTCGCTCCAGGTGGAAGACCAGGGGGACAAGTTCGATGACCCCGGCCAGTCAGCGCAGAGTTTTGATGCGGCAAAGAAGGTAGTGCGGGACGTGGTAGAACGGGTGCTTGCGTCGGGATTTCCCCCGGCTGCCGATGTGATCAACGTGAATATTCCCTCGACAATCAAAGGCGGGTACGAGGTCACGCATCTTGCCCGCAAGCTCTTCCACACCGGCGTGGAAAAACGGCTCGACCCCCGGGGCCGGCCCTACTTCTGGATCAACGGCCCGCTTCTTGAAGACGCCGAGGAAGGAACCGACGTGCATGCGGTAAGAAAAGGCAATGTCTCAATCACGCCGATAACGCTTGACTGCACGGCGCGTACGGCGGACGAGGACACAAAGAAGATTTTCTTAAAATAA
- the rpiA gene encoding ribose-5-phosphate isomerase RpiA → MAGTADAVAAAKRAAGYQAAEMVEDGMVIGLGTGSTVFYAIECLSGRIRDGLSVVGVPTSYQTAMKAREYGIPLTTLDDNPVLDLAIDGADQADPQFRLIKGRGAAITREKCVASAAFRFIVVVDEAKMVKKLAGVVPVETLPFATKTALAQLRGLGCRPFIREAVKKDGPVITDNGNFIVDCQFEEIPDPALLEAGIAAIPGVIESGLFTRLTGNTTIIVGNEKKCSVLTSPDVVP, encoded by the coding sequence ATGGCAGGCACAGCAGATGCAGTTGCCGCGGCAAAACGGGCAGCAGGATACCAGGCAGCAGAGATGGTAGAAGACGGCATGGTGATAGGTCTTGGGACCGGTTCCACGGTTTTTTATGCAATAGAATGTCTCTCGGGCCGGATCCGCGACGGGCTCTCGGTGGTGGGCGTCCCGACCTCGTACCAGACCGCGATGAAGGCACGGGAGTACGGGATCCCGTTAACAACACTTGACGATAACCCGGTACTTGATCTTGCCATTGACGGTGCAGATCAGGCAGACCCGCAGTTCCGGCTGATCAAGGGCAGGGGGGCAGCAATTACCCGGGAGAAGTGCGTGGCGTCGGCAGCTTTCCGGTTTATCGTAGTTGTTGATGAGGCAAAAATGGTAAAAAAACTTGCCGGTGTTGTCCCGGTCGAAACTCTCCCGTTTGCCACCAAGACCGCGTTGGCCCAGCTGCGGGGCCTTGGGTGCCGGCCGTTTATCCGCGAAGCGGTCAAAAAGGACGGCCCGGTTATCACGGACAACGGGAACTTTATTGTGGACTGCCAGTTCGAGGAGATCCCTGACCCGGCTCTGCTCGAAGCGGGAATCGCTGCCATTCCCGGCGTGATCGAGAGCGGCCTTTTTACCCGGCTTACAGGAAATACAACAATAATTGTGGGGAATGAAAAAAAGTGCTCGGTCCTTACATCACCGGATGTAGTCCCGTAA
- a CDS encoding ATP-grasp domain-containing protein: MKVLLAEYTTARDPALAPEGAAMLDVLVQSFTRCGYEVVLPGPGDFYEEIVRLAPLCDMGLVIAPDHLLAKFTLPIEQYSHNLGCGSMNAAVAANKVTTGRVLRGHGVAVPADAPSGRHVVKPVSGCDSQGVRLTAELPGKGEFAEEYLEGEQYSVSLVLSRVVGEACLYFSGNPPLVLSVNRQDVTLNPDGEFAYAGGETPVHPPREAEILDAAVKAATVLGCQGYCGVDVIVGDKVYVVDVNPRITTSLVGIAACMKEEIAELLVAASQGNAPREVHLSGRVRFDRSGKVTRL; encoded by the coding sequence ATGAAGGTCCTGCTTGCCGAGTATACCACCGCCCGCGATCCTGCACTTGCTCCCGAAGGGGCGGCGATGCTCGATGTCCTTGTACAGAGTTTTACCCGGTGCGGGTACGAGGTTGTGCTTCCCGGTCCCGGCGATTTTTACGAAGAGATCGTGCGCCTCGCCCCTCTCTGCGATATGGGTCTTGTAATTGCACCTGATCATCTGCTTGCAAAGTTCACCCTCCCGATCGAACAGTATTCGCATAACCTTGGCTGCGGGAGCATGAATGCCGCGGTGGCTGCAAACAAGGTGACCACCGGCCGGGTCCTGCGGGGTCACGGGGTTGCGGTGCCGGCCGATGCACCCTCCGGCCGGCACGTGGTAAAGCCGGTGTCCGGTTGCGATTCACAGGGTGTCCGGCTTACCGCCGAACTTCCCGGAAAAGGAGAATTTGCGGAGGAATACCTCGAAGGCGAACAGTACTCGGTAAGCCTTGTGCTGAGCCGGGTGGTAGGCGAGGCATGCCTGTACTTCTCCGGCAATCCCCCGCTTGTCCTTTCCGTGAACCGGCAGGATGTGACGCTCAACCCGGATGGCGAGTTTGCCTATGCCGGCGGTGAGACCCCGGTTCATCCCCCGCGTGAAGCAGAGATCCTTGATGCTGCCGTAAAGGCTGCAACGGTGCTTGGGTGCCAGGGGTACTGCGGCGTCGATGTTATCGTGGGCGACAAGGTGTACGTGGTCGACGTAAACCCGAGAATCACCACAAGCCTTGTCGGGATTGCTGCCTGTATGAAAGAGGAGATTGCCGAACTGCTGGTTGCCGCCTCACAGGGAAATGCACCCCGCGAAGTGCACCTGTCCGGCCGCGTGCGGTTCGACCGGTCGGGAAAGGTCACCCGGTTATGA
- a CDS encoding TrmB family transcriptional regulator — protein sequence MRTENVMYFTEKEEEFANLLIEIGTKKNVAKVLVFLANIPEATSRAIERGTDLRQPEVSIAMRYLMDQGWITSRESKAESKGRPVKIYELAKPIVDIMDSIEKEKKKEATNQLAMIQKLRDYIR from the coding sequence ATGAGAACAGAAAACGTGATGTATTTCACCGAAAAAGAGGAGGAGTTTGCAAACCTCCTCATCGAGATAGGGACAAAGAAGAATGTGGCAAAGGTGCTGGTCTTTTTAGCCAATATCCCCGAAGCCACTTCACGTGCTATCGAGCGCGGGACGGATCTCCGCCAGCCCGAAGTGAGCATTGCCATGCGGTATCTTATGGACCAGGGCTGGATCACCAGCCGCGAGAGCAAGGCCGAGAGCAAGGGACGCCCGGTCAAGATTTACGAACTGGCCAAGCCCATTGTCGATATTATGGACAGCATTGAGAAAGAAAAGAAGAAAGAAGCTACAAACCAGCTTGCAATGATCCAGAAGTTACGGGACTACATCCGGTGA